The following is a genomic window from Amycolatopsis australiensis.
GGGGCCGGCCCGCGGCTGTTCTTCCAGCGCGTTCCCGAAGGCAAGGTCGTCAAGAACCGGGTGCACCTCGACGTCCGGGTCGGCACGGGCCTGGTCGGCGACGAGCGTCTCGCGGCCCTCGAAGCCGAGCGCGACCGGCTGGTCGCGCTCGGCGCGAAGTGCGTGCAGGTGCTGCGCGCCGACGAGTACAACGAATCCTGCATCCCGATGCAGGACGTCGAGGGCAACGAGTTCTGCCTCGACTGAGGCGGGCTACGCCTTCGCGACCGCGGCGAGGGCCTCGGGCAGCGTGAACGCCCCGGCGTAGAGCGCCTTGCCGACGATCGAGCCCTCGACGCCGTCGGCGGCCAGCCCGGCCAGCGCGACCAGGTCGTCCACACTGGACACCCCGCCGGAGGCGATCACCGGGGCGTCGGTGCGGGCGACGACGTCGCGCAGCAGGTCGAGGTTGGGCCCGCGCAGGGTGCCGTCCTTGCTCACGTCGGTGACGACGTAGCGGGACGCGCCGTCGCGGTCCAGCCGCTCCAGGACTTCCCACAGGTCGCCGCCGTCGGAGGTCCAGCCGCGGGCCGAGAGCCGGTGACCGGCCTCGGTGATCCGCACGTCGAGGCCGATCGCGACGCGGTCGCCGTACTCGCCGATCACCCGCGCGGTCCACTCGGGGTCCTCGAGCGCGGCGGTGCCGAGGTTGACGCGGCGGGCGCCGGTGGCGAGCGCGGCCTTCAGCGACGCGTCGTCGCGGATGCCGCCGGAGAGCTCCACCTGCACGTCGAGCCGGCCGACGACCTCGGCGAGCAGCTCGCGGTTGCTGCCCTTGCCGAACGCGGCGTCGAGGTCGACGAGGTGGATCCACTCGGCGCCGTCGCGCTGCCAGGCGAGCGCCGCCTCCAGCGGGCTGCCATAGGAGGTCTCGGTGCCGGCCTCGCCCTGGACGAGTCGCACGGCCTGGCCATCGGCCACATCAACGGCGGGAAGCAGCGTGAAAGTCACGCCGTAACTCTAAGGCGGCGGCGCCGGTCACCCGGTCAGAGGGTCGCGAGCCAGTTGCGCAGCAGCTGCGCGCCGGCGTCGCCGGACTTCTCCGGGTGGAACTGGGTGGCCCAGAGCGGCCCGTTCTCGACCGCGGCGACGAAGTCCTCGCCGTGGTGGGCCCAGGTCACCTTCGGCTCCTGCCCGGCCAGCCCGTCGAGCTCCCACTTGCGGGCGGCGTAGGAGTGCACGAAGTAGAACCGCTCGTCCGGGTCCAGGCCGGCGAACAGCTGCGAGTCCGCGGGCGCGCGCACGGTGTTCCAGCCCATGTGCGGCAGGACGTCGGCGTGCAGCCGGTCGACGACCCCCGGCCACTCGCCCGTGCCCTCGGTCTCCTCGCCGTGCTCGACGCCGCGGGAGAACAGGATCTGCATGCCGACGCAGATGCCGAGCACCGGACGGCCGCCGGCCAGGCGCTTGCCGATGATCCGGTGGCCCTTGACCGCCGTGAGCCCGGCCATGCAGGCGGAGTACGCGCCGACCCCGGGCACGACCAAGCCGTCGGCCTCGACCGCGGCATGCGGGTCGGCGGTGACCTCGACGTCGGCCCCGGCGCGCGCGACGGCGCGTTCGGCGGAGCGGAGGTTGCCGGAACCGTAGTCGAGGATCACCACACGAGACACGCCACCCAGCGTAGCCGCCGCCGTCCGGCGGCTCGAACGAATAGCCGCCCGGCACGGTGCCCGGGCCGGGAAAATCTTGGCCGGCGGCGTTTCACCCTCCCGGCCACTGGGTATCAAGTCACCCGATCGTGTGGCTTCAGTCCGCACGACCGGACGCCAGGGAGGCGAAGATGGCCGAGGACGATCTGCTGTCCCAGATGCTGCACGCCTGGCGTGACGACATCGAAAGCGTGCCGTTTCCGCAGTTCAGCGAGCTGCTGATCCCCCGCCAGCAGACCCGGCCGCGGTGCACGCCGAACGCGTCTGCTGCGCGCGTGACGAACGCCACTCGGAGAACAGACGCCTGACTGTGGTTTCCTGCGGGGGCCGCATCGACGCGTCCCCAGGGAGCCCTCATGAGCCGAACTCCTGACCCGCACGACTTCCTCGACCTCGACGCCGGGCTCGCCGAGGAGGAGCGCGCGATCCGCGACGCCGTGCGCGCGTACGCGAAGGACCAGCTGCTGGACCGGGTCGCGGAGTGGTACGAATCGGGCGCGCTGCCCGCCGCCGAGCTCGCGAAGGGCTTCGGCGCCCTCGGCCTGCTCGGCATGCACCTGGAGGGCTACGGCTGCGCCGGCACCAGCGCGGTCGCGTACGGCATCGCGTGCCGGGAGCTGGAAGCCGTCGACTCGGGGCTGCGGAGCTTCGTGTCGGTGCAGGGGTCGCTGGCGATGTACGCGATCCACAAGTGGGGCAGCGAGGAGCAGCGGCAGGAGTGGCTGCCGCGGATGGCGGCGGGCGACGCGCTGGGCTGCTTCGGGCTGACCGAGCCGGACGCGGGCAGCGACCCTGGCTCGATGCGGACCCGCGCGGTGCGCGACGGGTCCGACTGGGTGCTCTCCGGCACGAAGATGTGGATCACCAACGGGACGGTCGCCGACGTCGCGGTCGTGTGGGCGCAGACCGACGACGGGATCCGCGGCTTCGTCGTCCCGACCTCCACGCCGGGGTTCACGGCCAACGAGGTCAAGCACAAGCTGTCCCTGCGGGCGTCGCTGACGGCGGAACTGGTCCTCGACGGCGTCCGGCTGCCGTCGTCGGCGGTGTTCCCCGAGGTCCGGGGCCTGCGCGGGCCGCTGTCCTGCTTGAACGAAGCGCGGTACGGGATCCTGTTCGGCGTCGTCGGCGCGGCTCGTTCCTGCTACGAAGCGGCGTTGGAGTACACGCTGTCGCGCTCGCAGTTCGGCAAGCCGCTCGCCGGGTTCCAGCTGACCCAGCGCAAGCTGGCCGACCTGCTCGTCGAGGTCAACCGGGCCGGGCTGGTGGCGCTGCAGATCGGGCGGCTGAAGGACGCCGGTTCGCTGCACCACAACCACGTGAGCTTCGGCAAGATGGCGAACGTGCGGTCGGCGCTGGAGGTGGCCCGCACGGCGCGGTCGATGCTGGGTGCGAACGGGATTTCGCTGGAGTACCCGGTGATGCGGCACATGGCGAACCTCGAAACGGTGCTGACGTACGAAGGCACGGAGGAGATGCACGCGCTGTCGCTGGGCCAGGCGGTGACGGGGCTGGCGGCGTTCCGCTGATCGCGTTTTTGTCGGTGGCGGGCGGTAGCTTCCCCGGCATGACGTTTTCGGAGTACGAGACCGTGCTGGAGCTGCGCCGCTACCGGCTGCGCCCGGGGCGGCGCGACGAGCTGATCGAGCTGTTCGAGCGCGAGTTAGTCGAGCCGCAGGAAGCGGCCGGGGCACACCTGTTCGGGCTGTTCCGCGCGGGCGAGGACTTCGTGTGGCTGCGCGGGTTCCGCTCGATGCCGGACCGCAAGGCGGCGCTCGAGTCGTTCTACTCCGGCCCGGTGTGGCAGGAGTTCCGCGACGCGGCGAACGCGACGATGCTGGACTCGGACGACGTCCACCTGCTGCGCCCGGTCCGGCGCGGGCTCGCGGCACCACCACCGGGCTCGGGCGTGTACGTGACGGTGTCCCCACCGGCCGCGCCACCACCGGCGGCGTTCGCGGCGTTCGGAACCGAGCCGTCGGAGAACGACTTCCCGCGGCTGCCGGTGCACACGGACACCCCGGTGTCGGTGTGGTTCAGCCGCGAGCCGCTCACGGAGTCGTCGCAGCGGCTGGAGCCGACATCGCGGTCACTGCTCCGGTGAGAGCAGGCGGATGAGCCCTCCGGGGTAGAGGATCTTGGTGCCGTCCCGGAAAGATCCTCTACGATCCCGCCACCGCGCTCTGAGTTCCTCGCGGAACTCGCGCCGGAGGGCGTCTTCGCTGCGTTCGCCGTGCTCGATGCCGCCCCCGAGGGGCCGGTAGCAGGTCTCGCCCTTGACGTCGTCACGCCCTTCGAAGACGAGAAGAGCGTCCCCACGCCGGATGACACCGAGCACGATCGGCCGGATTGCCGGCATGCCGGCCACGCTATCGGCCCGCGCGTCCCGGAGCAGGAGCCGGCACCCGGCCCCAGCGGCGAGCAGCACCCCGAGAGCGAGCCAAGCCCACCCGGCCCCGAACACCCCGCCGAGGCGACGACGACGATTCCGGCGGAAGGCACCGCCCACGGCAAAAGCCCCATCCTCACCTCGTCCCAGCTTGTCGACGGAGCCTGAACGCTGACCTGACATGGTCGAATCCTGGAGGGCGGGGTGAGGCGGATGCGTGTGTTCCGGCTCGTGCTCGCGCTCGTCCCGTGGACGTCCGGGCTCGGCTTCAACGACCCGCCGCATGCCGGGGCGAAGACGCCGTCCCGGCGGTGGCGGCCGCTGCCCCCCGACAGCTTGCCCTCCGCCGCAACAACGACGGTGGCCACACCTGCACGAAATGCGGCCACCGCATCGGCGGGCGCGGCTCCTGAGCGCCGCGTCGTTCAGCGAAGGCG
Proteins encoded in this region:
- a CDS encoding VOC family protein, whose product is MGSVKQVQVTFDCAEPERVARFWCEVLGYVIPPAPKGFDSWTDYDRSLPPERRGAAFACVDPEGAGPRLFFQRVPEGKVVKNRVHLDVRVGTGLVGDERLAALEAERDRLVALGAKCVQVLRADEYNESCIPMQDVEGNEFCLD
- the priA gene encoding bifunctional 1-(5-phosphoribosyl)-5-((5-phosphoribosylamino)methylideneamino)imidazole-4-carboxamide isomerase/phosphoribosylanthranilate isomerase PriA, coding for MTFTLLPAVDVADGQAVRLVQGEAGTETSYGSPLEAALAWQRDGAEWIHLVDLDAAFGKGSNRELLAEVVGRLDVQVELSGGIRDDASLKAALATGARRVNLGTAALEDPEWTARVIGEYGDRVAIGLDVRITEAGHRLSARGWTSDGGDLWEVLERLDRDGASRYVVTDVSKDGTLRGPNLDLLRDVVARTDAPVIASGGVSSVDDLVALAGLAADGVEGSIVGKALYAGAFTLPEALAAVAKA
- the hisH gene encoding imidazole glycerol phosphate synthase subunit HisH, whose protein sequence is MVILDYGSGNLRSAERAVARAGADVEVTADPHAAVEADGLVVPGVGAYSACMAGLTAVKGHRIIGKRLAGGRPVLGICVGMQILFSRGVEHGEETEGTGEWPGVVDRLHADVLPHMGWNTVRAPADSQLFAGLDPDERFYFVHSYAARKWELDGLAGQEPKVTWAHHGEDFVAAVENGPLWATQFHPEKSGDAGAQLLRNWLATL
- a CDS encoding acyl-CoA dehydrogenase family protein is translated as MSRTPDPHDFLDLDAGLAEEERAIRDAVRAYAKDQLLDRVAEWYESGALPAAELAKGFGALGLLGMHLEGYGCAGTSAVAYGIACRELEAVDSGLRSFVSVQGSLAMYAIHKWGSEEQRQEWLPRMAAGDALGCFGLTEPDAGSDPGSMRTRAVRDGSDWVLSGTKMWITNGTVADVAVVWAQTDDGIRGFVVPTSTPGFTANEVKHKLSLRASLTAELVLDGVRLPSSAVFPEVRGLRGPLSCLNEARYGILFGVVGAARSCYEAALEYTLSRSQFGKPLAGFQLTQRKLADLLVEVNRAGLVALQIGRLKDAGSLHHNHVSFGKMANVRSALEVARTARSMLGANGISLEYPVMRHMANLETVLTYEGTEEMHALSLGQAVTGLAAFR
- a CDS encoding NIPSNAP family protein — encoded protein: MTFSEYETVLELRRYRLRPGRRDELIELFERELVEPQEAAGAHLFGLFRAGEDFVWLRGFRSMPDRKAALESFYSGPVWQEFRDAANATMLDSDDVHLLRPVRRGLAAPPPGSGVYVTVSPPAAPPPAAFAAFGTEPSENDFPRLPVHTDTPVSVWFSREPLTESSQRLEPTSRSLLR
- a CDS encoding NUDIX domain-containing protein produces the protein MPAIRPIVLGVIRRGDALLVFEGRDDVKGETCYRPLGGGIEHGERSEDALRREFREELRARWRDRRGSFRDGTKILYPGGLIRLLSPEQ